The Ziziphus jujuba cultivar Dongzao chromosome 12, ASM3175591v1 sequence CAATGTAATATCATTCCTTTACGTAGATCAATCTCCACCTTCCCCATATTTCTTACCAGGTTCACTTTCGTCTCTTGCTTTACTTTTATATCAAAACCCAAGATATTAATGAACACTAGCTCCTATAAATAGAAGGTTCAACAATTTGTAAGGCATTCCAGCTTTGCCTGTCCACAAAAAACAAGATTAATGGGGGAGAAACGAATCGTGAGGTGTTCCCAAGAGTTCCCTTCATCACTTCATCGGAGCAAATTTAAGACCTCTTTGATGACGGAATGGGGTAAATTTGTGCTGCTGAAGTGTTTGGGGGGACTCCCGGTGACATCTTGACACTTTTAGCATTCCCATGTTGCTGAGTATGTAATCATAATTTCTCAagcattttttataaattaggaTTTGAAGTGATTTTAGAATTTGCTATTTATGAGATCTAtgctttgttttagttttttttttttttttttttttttggttctttgtttttcttttttgggttaagAATATTTACAATGCAGACGATCTGCATGCTggataataatgattttttaaaaaaaccgtCGTCAATATTTGTCTCTGTGTGAGAGTATTGACGACGGTTTCTGACAGCATACGGACCATCCGTGCTATAGagaatctctatatatatatatttctatcgAATGTCAGCAAATCCCAGTTTTGATTAATGTTAGGGATAATCGACCTCAAGGATGACAGAATTCCAAACTAAGCAGCTTGCAACAGATGAGTAAAATACATTCTATTCTAATTACTATAATACtcataaaaaatttccattagTTCCAACTTCTCTAAACTTAcctctttttctgttttattcaAATTAGTTCCCTTCTTTTCTATTGTCATTGGCATGATCTTTCCTCCAAAATAATCACCAACAACATTTTTCCTCTCGCCAACTATACGAACTACATGCCCAACTCAATGACAGTTTAATTTAACATTGTTTCCTACGAACGCAAACCTAgtttcaaataaaacaaaaagaaaaaaaaaatgctttgctTACAATATTTGCTCAAATTTTACATGGTTAGCttctaaattttcaataacAGATAGCTGTTATACATCCTCATTTGCAACCTAAAAGAAACTGCTCAGAGTCAATACCATTGTCTGCCTATAATGTGTGTACGAACATAATCAATATTAACATATCAAAGATTTACGtcagtttattttttaaaataaatccaAGATTTAACTGGGAGcaacaaatattgaaaggaACCAAATATTCCCCAACCTAAAGTCCGAAATTAGTAACAGAAAAACTATACAAAACATTAATATATGGACGCAAATATGTGTATCAATTTTGTTCCTCTTGGGCTAGACTCCTAAGATAGAAAATGATAACAAGTTTTGAATTTAATGACAAGACCCGTCTCAAAATTTGCAAAGTAACCCTGTCTAGGAAAAGTCCCATTAGACATTTACTATAGAAAAATTCTACAAAAcctgtcaggatccgtccaaaattcctcactggaatcctaccggaccctccaatggaaaatctgacagaacctcccctaaggtttagacttaccacaattttcctgcactaaaaatacacttctatatataccccttattcctcccacattactacaatttgtttccacaaatttacaacactacaaaataataacagggaatcaatatatgattcaataaatatgtgtccaatcagtatacagagcattatacaaatgattgtgaaattaatacaatgacagatgaagcaatacaagatggagaggaaaaaggaaagaaatgcttcttgcacttttggcaataaactgagatgtcgggctcgccccggacgatcaatgtctcccaacctgggcctaggagaatggaatttaaaaatatgagatgctaatcatctcagtgaataacccaatctactatacaattataataataataataattatagtacacttgatttattaaaaataaataaataaatagataataattaatcggaaataatattttctctcaaaaccctcaccattcattccattggaaaagttctccgtttaaaacattttcgcaaaacccaatattttatgccccaaaaatcaaggaataattaatttaataaaaatttaaataatccaaatttacaatgaaataaattgaaataaaataatttataacaattattaaataattaatgcatgtcataacaattaataccgaaatattaataaaactcactttaaaacaattcatgaaataattaaataattaaaataaatcaatttattgaataattaagcaaaggataaattaaataaaattaaaaccttcatttgaaataattaattaaaaataacattaaatatattcttaatttaaatacaatttcaaaatatttattttgaaaatcatgttctgaaaaccacttgatgcacccactatatactagtggcgccAACGATACCCcgcgtcccaaggtaccaccagacaagaggttaaagagagaaactggcatacggtGGCGTGGTGTCCCATCGTGCCGCTGCTAACaggcatcccggccatggaggggcggcctaccctcatccgatggcaaccacatgacaaccccataatcacctgtgcactactcacacctacctgcgcactcatcacatccacctgcgtgctaatcatatccatgtataaaaaacatcagtacgtgtatggtgcatctaaaagtcataaatcataaatcaatatttttcaaaatctcaaaatcttataaataccgccaggtttattccatccaattaaacccgtaaatatTCCACAATTCccttataaatcatcgtcataaatccatcgcacaatttccatcaatttcaaatccatcaactttcaaatgcatcaattttccaatccacaatattcaaatgcgtaagcataatttttaaaatattgtccttagatctttaaaattcaagataggcataatttcattaaaatcccataaaatttccaaaattcataaatccatataaatgaatttttattgcttgaaataacctcataataatttcaacaataaatcaataatgttaaaactcataatttctttaaatatcaaattttcataaaatgaatttccacAATTCATCAAAAACGAAATATGCTTCGgtgcacacacatatacacatttcaaattgtccaaatattagcattaaaatttaatttgcaatttatcacataattaatataatataaacatctaaatattaaaatataacgaaatataattaaattgacacccgaaattaatttttaaaggtgggttactcacctcgagcacgcaattaacccaagatcctccatgggataaaTTCCACAGCGcatacgtgctcctagaacaacaatattacacaactcaaataaattaatattttattcggataaataacaTCCAGTATCCAGGGGGTTTAACataaatgttaaccaaaatttgcgaGTAacatactgaatcgaagcttatggaacgaggatcacattaccggccttctttgaccccaattccgccggtggtggtcggaatttgcccgggaagtatTGGCCAAACTTTGCCTCCTCATAACTCgtgaaccacttcgaatttaaacaattggagaccatatttgaactcaaaagacccaaaatagggggaaaatggtggaagatcggactggactagccggaaacggcgagaatcgccggaaaattgGAGGCTGGCATCGCCGGGGAATGGGCTCCTTCCTTGGCTGGCGCATGTGGCTGTCCAGTGACCAGAAATTGAGAAACAGCAAGGACCCGAgaggaggaaaaggaaaggaaaagaaagaagaagaaaggttcGAGGGGGGCTGGGGtgtttttcccatgtgggggaaggaaaaaaaagaaaagaatagaaaagaaaaaggaaaagaaaataaaagaaaataattaaataatattaaaataatattattgtatagaataataataaaataatatggtatttaattatGGTCGACATGTGacatctcaccgttgtgacacatggcatcctttattaagtcacacgtggcatactattcacatatttaaaaataatactgtatttgaaaaattctacaggtccataactttcaaaccacatatccaaatcggacgtaccactagtctatgaactcgtatcgaagagtacttcacaaccatgcatgagtcaaagctcaaatttgcatgaacaaaaagtcaactccggcaccccttggacagtttggacctcaactggttttgctcataactttcaaaccgcagctccgttttcaacatgctactagtctatggacttgtgacaatgtgtactttttaatggtacctcggttaatgtgaaattccattaggaacaaaaagtcaacatttgaccccttctcggtcaacgacaatcaaacctggtcaaccttggtcaaatttgagaaatttccggtgtacttcgggacgagATGTTACAAAACCTCTCTTAAAATATAGACAACCCAAAAATTATCCTGCACAATCTCTAAGCTACATTTCATCAATCAACAACCACCATCACATTCACAACCACAACATAAATTCAATACTACAAACCCAGTACCTAAACTTGGAGCTTTTCATCCAAATgccaatttaatgaaatttaacTTTCTAGTGGATCCTATTAACATCTAATTATACAAAACCAATTCAAATTTGGTCCAAAATTGTCCAAATATGTCTAATTTTATctagtatttaactaattgatccaaaaatgaaaacattATCAAATAATGTCTAAAATTCACATATTAAATGTCAATGGAAAGCTTATGGAATAGATAATAAGATGGTAAGCTCACCTTGATAAAAAAATGTCGTCGATTATCAAAAACACATCGAAAAATTCAATCAAATTTGATGTTGATGAATCTCTTAAACCATGAAGAATTTTGACAAACGAAGGTCAGATTTGAACTTAAAGGGTCTAAAATAGAGGATAAGGGTATATAGGCCGGCTTGAAATGGCCAAAAATCTAGCCAACCAACCACATCCTTGTCGACCTTTAGTTGTGAAAATTGGAGGTTGTGGTCACTGTTGAGTGGGTTCTCATGGTGGCTAGCACATGTGAGCAGTTGTGGCCAAAAAAAGGTTAAATAGGCACAACCTAATTGGAGGTGGAAACAAGTCGGGTAAGGTTCCATGGGGTTTGCAATGTTTTAGGgacattttggatttttttgaattgtttaaaGAAAGCTTGGGTCCCCATGTATATATAGACCATTGGGTACTAAGAGACAAAAATTCGATACTAATTTAGGCACTGATATAATATTACTAATATTTAAAagcttctcagaaccataacttctAAATTGTAATCCAGAATCAAGCATGTCGATAGTCTACGAGCTCATATTGATGAGCTCTACTCAATGGTATAAAAGTCAAAGCCAAAATCCATCTCTAAAGAAAAATCCAACTTGATCCTACTTAAAAGTCCAATTTGGTCAAATATGGTCAACTCCTCaagatttcaaatttcaagtgtttttttttttggatgggtTGTCACAATGCATGAATTGAGTTTTTTGACACAAAAGGCCATGTCGAGCATTGTTAATGATAGGTTTTGAAGTGATCCTACAACTAGTTAGTATTCTATGCTTGAAGAAAGAGAGATGCCATCAAGGGAGGCGTTCAATGAGATGGGCATTAATACCTCTTTAGCATCAATCATCTTTGTGTGGTCAAGAATGTCAAGGATATACTTCTGTTAAAATGAGaaaattctaattgtttcaGGAATTACTTCAACTCCAAAAAAACAGCTCTCAAGTTACAAGGTTCTTAAATGAGAATTGAGGAGACAAAGATGCTACAAACTGGGTCATAAGGGAATTATTGTTTCCTATCAAAATTATGTTGTCAACATAAACAAGTAGGTAAAGAATCAATCCATTATGCATGTAGTCAAATAAAGAGGTGTTAGAGTAGGAGTTTTTGAAGCCATATGATGGGAGAAATTCCTTGAGCTTGGTGTACCAAGCTCTTGGAAGTTGTTTGTGGCCATAGATTACCTTCTAACTAGCATGTAATGACTAGTGCAAGCAGGTAAAATGCACCAGGAAGCTATCTAATGTCTAATCGTACATTGTCTAAATATGAATTAGgagattatttaaatataataatagtcactctcataatatTGAGATCTTTTTAAAACGGTTGGTTTAAGGGTTTGAAAGAACTCCGAAGCTAAATGTATTAGACGAGAGTAATCCAAGGATAAGTGATCTCTTGGAAAACTTTtagcaaaaaatctcatatagAATGCGGTAACAAAATTGGAGACAATATCAGTAAAAAGTGacaaatttgtaaaatgaaaacaaGGTGGTACAAATGATACCAGAAGCTGTACCCTAGCGGAAATGTTCCAATGAGGACATAGAATTCCAAGGAAGTGAATTGTGACAACTAGTGTAGGTGGGTACGAAGCACTGGCAAATTATCTATTGTTTAATCTCACATTACCTGAATATGGATCAGAtgataattcaaatataataataatcactttCATAataccaaaacatttttaaaatagttaGCTTTAAAGTTCAAAAGAACTTCGAAATTAAGCACgctcaaacaaaaataatctaAGCATGAATGATCTTTTAGTAAactctaaacaaaaaatctcatagcGAGTGTGTTAATAAATTGAGAATAATATTGATAGAGAGTTATAAATCCGCTAATAAAGAGAGAATGTTATATTCAAGAGGACATTGTTGACATTTAACTAGCAAATCCTCCAATTTTGAGATAATGCAAGGCATAGAACAAGTTGAATTGTGAATGACTTGATTAATAGATTAAAAGTGTTAAAAGGAGTCGAGCACAGATCATTGGTGGAAGCCTTTAGAAACTAATCGTGCTTTGTACCAGTTTATAGTATTATTTAGATTCTGTTCAATTCCTTATACGACTGAACTTTTTCACCAATTTAAATAGTAGCCCAGCATGCAGGTTATTCAGCAGATATGCCAAGTGTCCAAATCGTGTATTTTGTTTTGAAGAAAGGTAAATCATCAGGATACATATCCAATAGCTAATGGATATGCGTGTTTTGAGCTTCATAAAACAATCCATTCTcctgttacccaaaaaaataaaaaaataaaaattgaatccattctccattaaaaaactaattactGGTTAGATTCACGTTTTTCCTCGTGTGCTTTCTACGCTTTCCCAACTCTCACACCCTTTCcatttgctctctctctctgcattCCCTGTCTCCCCTGAGGCCTCGGTCCTGACCATAGGTCTGGTGTGCAAGGCCCCAAAAGTTTCcaaagtatatattttaaatattttttaattttttaaaaatatttaatatagtttgaaacattaaaatttaattgttttagtaAAAATACTAATACATGATGGgctgtttttttcatttttggttgtTCTTATTAATCAGCCATTAATACCTTTAAatgatattgtaattttcttaaaaaaaaatacaactaTGATTACACTTTTCTCCAATAAAGCTATAATTTTGTGTCATTAACCTTTATatttcttacatatatatataacaatattgttatttttttttttgtaaaaatactTTTTGGTTATTCTTATCAATTAGTTattaatacttttaaataatattgtaatttaaaattttttaatttaataaaaattattatttttgctcactgtatttattatttattttaaataaaaagcaaaattattAATGGCCTAAAGCTCCCAAAATCTCAAGGCCGACCCTGGCTTCCCTACTATGCCACCACAACCTTGTTTGCCCTGTTCCATAGCATCCCATCACATGCGTCGTGACGTGTAACAATCTCAGTAAGTTGAGACTAATGTTAAACTGCATTTTCGTACAGAGTAATATCTAGAATGTGGTTGCCTTTTCTCTTTCTGATTTGTAAGTTTGTCCGATAGATTGCATCGTAGTCCGTCACTCTCAACAATAATGACTGCCATGATGTTCGACCCCCTCCCTTattttttccacaataaatgtcataaaataaatttcgtACAATACTATAAACCACTGCAATGGTAAAATGTAGTTGTTGCTTGGTATACCACCTTTAATTTTGAGCTTTGGATttttagacccaaaaaaaaaataaaaaaagaaaaaggagaggaTAATAGTTGTAGGTAACAGGGGGGTCCAGCAGAGAAGATCGCTAAGGTCCTTCAATGGCTATGCAACAATCAACTTCTGAGACAAGCGCATAACAGGACACCTGTTCTCTCTTCCAATGATAATGCATTTGGGTTCTCACCCATGATGCACATGTGGTATATATGGAAATCCCACTTCTTAtagttttgtgttttatttaatGCGTatcgattttttctttttaaccgcTATGATTCTATATGTTGTTCCTATGTGATAGAGATGGATACACTGTTAATTTGTATGTAGGTAGCTAATAAATTTCACAATAGAAaagttattgaatttaatttttgtagTTCCACAGCGATAGTCCAAACCATtgcttttttgttgttttaagtTATAGAGTTAAGGATGTTAAAATGGTGTGGAGCTTTTTCAATTACACTGTCATGATAGtgattatgttttttatttgttctattattattattttgaaaacctATATAAAGCGAGTACTATTCATGATGCCTATATGGTAACGCTAAAGCatgataatgaaaatatattatttgaataatgaataatagaagaaaaaaaaatatatatatatatatatatatatcaatattaataatcaaCTTATACAAGAATTATCCTCTTTCCtataaaaagaatgaagatgaaTGCTTAAAAGCAAAACTCACAGGATTAGACAACTACCGCATACTATTACACAATTTTATTGTCTCTAGCCGACAAAAACTGCTTTAGAATTTCTTGTACCAAATACCTCACAACTTTTTCCTGATTcaattattatatcattttacattaatttcaaAAGGAATGCAGTTAAAGTTCTTATCTTTTAACTAATGCATTTGTAGTTTTTTTgtagaaataaatattattaaaccaAGAACagctaaaaatataatttatagtcTGTAAGTGTTGGAGATGTATGACTACAACGCTGGTTCATCAGCACTGAAGTGGTGTTGAAGAATGGGGATAGGTGAAAACAGAACAAATTagaaacaatttaattaatttttttaattaatagaatTAGTTGCATGGTGATGCTGTCTCTGTCGCTCTTACATTTAAACCGCCGCCTAAAACTCCAGCTTAATCCAACTCCATATATAAATACCCCTAACTTAACCTCCTTAATTAAtccttatctctctctctctctctccccacaATTAATACTTTTCTCTCACTAACTTACTCAATCACTCTCACCCACAGAGTTTCTCTCTGTAActcttttttctctctgttCCTGGAATTTGGGGCTCTCTGGTAGTTGAAGGAGAGTTGGGCACTACCTAATATCCTTGAAATGGCCAATAGCTTCCACATTAACGACGGAGAAGCCAAGCTTCCCAAGCCGCCGCCATCCTCCTCGTTCCTCAGCTCGTCGGCTCCATTCAGAGCCCGAAAGAAGCCCAGCGCCGCTGCCGGCTCCGACGTCGATGACATCATCACCCTCTTGCACGGCTCTGATCCAGTTCGCGTCGAGCTCAACCGCCTAAAGAACGAAGTTCGAGGTTAGCTCCTCATTGTTTCTTTATTAAATTAAGCATTACTCTCATTTATGAATGATTATGCATAGCTTTTTATCTTTCATGGTTTATAAAGTAATTTCACTTGGAGATGGTTGATGGAATGCCTTTCCTTAGATATTGGTTAAGTATTATTCCATGTGTCCATGCTTGCCAAGAACATGGGTTTTTAAAATAAGAGCTGCaagaaattatttcttaaaaactTGTTGAAGGGTACAAATATGAGCACGGTTTTCATTTAAGTTTGctaattttgatgatttttgggCCTACTTAATAACTATTGacctttaaaatttatcaatatcattaaatatttggtGTTTTAAGGTGTTACAATACTGGTGTTTTCACTATTAGCCCTGTTATAGATAGTTGTGTAATCAGTCATCATGGAATGATTCTCTGTAGGAGTTGCTGTTTTTTGAATCCTTAAGGTTTgttaaaggaaagaaaatgcTTGCAATGTTATTGCTAATGTACAAATGAAGTAGTTATGGGACTTTGACTTGAGGTTTTTGGTTTCAAATAACAGATAAAGATAGGGAATTGGGTGATGCACTTGCAGAAATAAAGTCATTGAAGAATTCCGAACGCCTGAAAGAGAAGGCAGTCGAAGAGGTACTAGATTTTGACATTAACTCCATAGATTTCCTTGTAATGTCATATATCAatgcattattattttctattcccgatccatatgataattaatttttagttcctGTCTTTGTTGAAAATAATGTCAAATGTTAAACAATCAATCCTGGTTCCGTTGAATGTTTTATTAGACTGTTTACACAGCTAGATTGTACAACTATGGATCTCATACTGAAAAGTTGATATTCGGACTCATTAATGATTTCAGTTGACGGATGAGCTAAACAAAGTGGACAGAAAACTTAAAGCAACTGAAGCCCTTTTAGAAAGCAAGGTAATACTTTTGTATTCGTTAATTAACTGATTAATGTAATTATCATGTTCTGTAAccatatttgtgaatttattctACTTATAATAATTAGTACGTTGTAATTTGCAGAATcttgagataaaaaaaattaatgatgagAAAAAGGCTGCTTTGGCTGCACAATATGCTGCAGAGGCTACACTTAGAAGAGTTCATGCTGCACAGAAAGATGATGAATTGCCTCCCATTGAGGCCATTGTCACTCCATTAGAAGCAAAGCTTAAGCTGGCCAGGCAGGAGGTATACTTTCCAATTATATTTGGTCTTTCTAGCCATTGCCACTGACAATTCAAGTGACAAGCTGACTATTTTTCATCTGCTCTATGTCTTCGTTATCAGGTAGCAAAGTTGCAGGATGACAATAGAGCACTTGATCGGCTAACAAAATCCAAGGAGGCTGCTCTTCTTCAGGCAGAGAGAATTGTTGAGATTGCTGTTGTGAAAACAACCTTGGTTGATGATCTGTTAAATAAGAACCAAGAGCTAATGAAACAGATAGAAATATGCCaggttttaaattttgtataatttccCTTCTGCACACTATATGAATTATTGGGTATCATTTAGTGGCATCACAGTTTATAGAAGTCATATGGCTgtgtttttcttatttcagGAGGAGAACAAAATACTTGACAAAATGCATCGAAAAAAAGTTGCTGAGGTTGAAAAGCTAACTCAAACTGTTCATGAGCTTGAAGAGTCTGTTTTGGCTGGTGGGGCTGCTGCTAATTCTGTGCGTGATTTCCAGAGAAAAGTGCAGGAgatgaatgtaatgactgttaTTTGTAGCTCctttaataaaaatcatttagTGTTTCCTCTAATTGTGTCATGCAGCTTGCTTCTAACCTCAAATGCTTATGTTATGTAGGAGGAGAAAAAAACTTTGGAACGAGAGGTGGCTCGTGCCAAGGTTTCAGCAAACCGTGTTGCCACTCTAGTTGCAAATGAGTGGAAAGATGGCAATGATAAAGTGATGCCTGTAAAGCAATGGcttgaagaaagaaaatttattcaGGCATGTTATCAGTTAATTACAGTATTAGTGGATGAGGATGCTTGTATTGCTTCAATCCAagataaatatttaaagaaacaaACTGTTAAAT is a genomic window containing:
- the LOC107428829 gene encoding LOW QUALITY PROTEIN: microtubule-associated protein 70-2 (The sequence of the model RefSeq protein was modified relative to this genomic sequence to represent the inferred CDS: substituted 1 base at 1 genomic stop codon) translates to MANSFHINDGEAKLPKPPPSSSFLSSSAPFRARKKPSAAAGSDVDDIITLLHGSDPVRVELNRLKNEVRDKDRELGDALAEIKSLKNSERLKEKAVEELTDELNKVDRKLKATEALLESKNLEIKKINDEKKAALAAQYAAEATLRRVHAAQKDDELPPIEAIVTPLEAKLKLARQEVAKLQDDNRALDRLTKSKEAALLQAERIVEIAVVKTTLVDDLLNKNQELMKQIEICQEENKILDKMHRKKVAEVEKLTQTVHELEESVLAGGAAANSVRDFQRKVQEMNEEKKTLEREVARAKVSANRVATLVANEWKDGNDKVMPVKQWLEERKFIQAXMQQLRDKLTVAERTAKAEAHLKEKYRMRFKVLEDTLKASNGSSQTVSESRSISNGHSRRQSLGAADNSRLSPNGYTSRKIASPQLVAQHSNSAKPTPGATEKDNAPTIDRDDSQMAETIGRYEASTVETPIKNSKAEHEDYVSGMLYDMLQKEVVSLRKACHEKDQILKDKDDAIELLAKKVDTLNKAMEAEAKKMRREVAAIEKEVAVMRVGRDHDQRMRCLSAPRAAVNGSDALSARNARKSWAICMAVTQGPNKGSIFSLGSTIDMAG